From one Thermoanaerobacterales bacterium genomic stretch:
- a CDS encoding sensor histidine kinase, which yields MKLKFGLHTKMALLCFSSILIAVLAGGALVVERFTAQLEREMGMRAIAIARTLAQMEDIRQNVGRPGGAQVIQPLAERIRLATDVAYVVVLDNNGIRYSHPLQDRIGRRFSDPDLARALTTGDDYISPAEGVVGPSVRAFVPIKTEEGTRQVGVVVVGILTPTIHSVLKTIRMELYFALAFGLLVGLLGSLYLARRIKRGMFNLEPEQIARLLEERIAILQSINEGILAVDSEARITLVNEAAQRIMGAGNVLGRPVREIIPDSALPRVLVTGRAEYNQEMLINQVVVVTNRIPIRVKGRIVGAVASFRNKTEVQRLAEELTGVKKFIEALRVQNHEHMNKLHTIAGLIQLNRLQEALDYIFRVTAEQQELTQFLARNVHDYGIAGMLLGKHSRAKEMRIELVIDHTSRLQELPPHIDSSAMVIIIGNLLENAFEAVRQLEPERRSVFAGLFDEPDGVTIVVRDRGPGIPPEERERIFLPGYSTHGVEGRGLGLALVKRYVDLAGGAIRVEDGPGGGAVFRVTIPRREERKNPWRTLEP from the coding sequence ATGAAGTTGAAATTTGGCCTGCACACCAAGATGGCCCTGCTGTGTTTCAGTTCTATTCTGATCGCCGTCCTGGCCGGCGGCGCCCTGGTTGTGGAGCGGTTTACAGCCCAACTCGAAAGAGAGATGGGGATGCGGGCGATCGCCATCGCCCGGACCCTGGCGCAGATGGAGGACATCCGACAAAACGTGGGCCGACCGGGCGGCGCCCAGGTTATCCAGCCCCTGGCCGAACGCATCCGATTGGCCACCGACGTGGCTTACGTGGTCGTGCTGGATAATAACGGCATCCGCTACTCCCATCCCCTGCAAGACCGTATCGGCCGGAGATTCTCCGACCCCGATCTGGCCCGTGCGTTAACGACCGGCGATGATTACATCTCCCCGGCCGAAGGAGTGGTCGGCCCGTCGGTGCGCGCTTTCGTGCCCATCAAGACCGAAGAGGGGACACGGCAGGTAGGCGTTGTCGTCGTCGGCATTCTTACGCCGACGATCCATAGCGTTTTGAAAACGATTCGCATGGAACTCTATTTCGCCCTCGCCTTCGGGCTGCTCGTCGGCCTCCTGGGCTCTCTCTACCTGGCCCGCCGCATCAAGCGGGGGATGTTCAACCTTGAACCCGAGCAAATCGCCCGGCTCCTGGAGGAACGGATCGCCATCCTGCAATCCATCAACGAGGGGATCCTCGCCGTCGACAGCGAGGCGCGGATCACGCTGGTCAACGAAGCCGCACAGCGCATTATGGGCGCCGGTAACGTCCTCGGCCGGCCGGTGCGGGAGATCATCCCCGACAGCGCCCTGCCCCGCGTTCTCGTCACCGGCCGGGCGGAATACAACCAGGAGATGCTCATTAACCAGGTGGTCGTCGTCACCAACCGCATCCCGATCCGCGTTAAGGGCAGGATTGTCGGAGCCGTGGCCTCGTTCCGCAATAAGACCGAGGTCCAGCGCCTGGCCGAGGAACTCACGGGGGTGAAGAAGTTCATCGAGGCTTTGCGGGTACAAAACCACGAGCATATGAACAAACTGCACACCATCGCCGGGCTCATCCAGCTCAACCGGCTGCAAGAGGCCCTGGATTATATTTTCCGGGTCACCGCTGAACAGCAGGAGTTGACCCAGTTCCTGGCCCGGAACGTCCATGATTACGGCATCGCGGGAATGCTCTTGGGTAAACACAGCCGGGCCAAGGAAATGCGTATTGAACTGGTCATCGATCACACAAGCCGTCTGCAAGAGCTGCCCCCGCATATCGACTCCAGCGCCATGGTGATTATCATCGGCAACCTTCTGGAGAATGCCTTTGAAGCCGTCCGCCAGCTGGAGCCCGAGCGACGGTCGGTCTTTGCCGGCCTGTTCGATGAGCCTGACGGCGTCACCATTGTTGTCAGGGACCGCGGCCCCGGCATCCCCCCCGAAGAGCGGGAAAGGATCTTTCTCCCCGGCTACAGCACGCACGGGGTTGAAGGGCGGGGCCTGGGGCTGGCCCTGGTCAAGCGGTATGTGGATCTTGCGGGGGGAGCCATCCGGGTTGAGGACGGCCCGGGCGGCGGCGCCGTCTTTAGAGTCACCATCCCCCGCCGGGAAGAGAGGAAAAACCCATGGCGAACATTAGAACCCTGA
- a CDS encoding DUF763 domain-containing protein, which produces MRTGTANLPLHGGKCPAWLFARMKNLAAALIEIIVLENGTEEVLRRLADPFWFQAFGCVLGFDWHSSGLTTTVTGALKEALRDRAPDLGLFVCGGKGGTSRRTPDEIAAWGERSALTLDPGVLAFASRMAAKVDNAAVQDGYQLYHHVFAFSASGRWAVIQQGMNENTRYARRYHWLSEGLEDFVCEPHAAVCTVVPGETVLNLVARESDGARRVSAQLARLDPSRLCRDLARLQNDNHLELARHHRLLLSDLDPRSVEKVLLKSYAAQPPDFLALLGIQGVGPKAVRALSLMAELVYGAPASCRDPARFSFAHGGKDGHPYPIDRRVYDNSVACLERALAAARVGRTEKVSAFGRLARFQAEAPSPAAGR; this is translated from the coding sequence TTGCGTACGGGTACGGCGAATCTGCCGTTGCACGGGGGTAAATGCCCGGCGTGGCTCTTCGCGCGAATGAAGAATCTGGCTGCGGCCCTCATCGAGATCATTGTCCTGGAAAACGGTACCGAAGAAGTCCTGCGGCGTTTGGCCGATCCCTTTTGGTTCCAGGCCTTCGGCTGCGTTCTGGGCTTCGACTGGCACTCCTCCGGGCTGACAACCACTGTAACCGGCGCCCTAAAGGAAGCGCTCCGCGACCGTGCCCCGGACCTGGGGCTTTTCGTCTGCGGCGGCAAGGGGGGAACCTCCCGCCGTACGCCTGACGAAATCGCCGCCTGGGGGGAACGCAGCGCCCTTACCCTGGATCCCGGGGTACTGGCCTTCGCGAGCCGCATGGCGGCCAAGGTGGATAACGCGGCCGTCCAGGATGGGTACCAACTCTACCATCACGTCTTCGCCTTCTCGGCCAGCGGGCGGTGGGCCGTGATCCAGCAGGGCATGAATGAGAACACCCGCTACGCCCGCCGTTACCACTGGCTGAGTGAGGGGCTGGAGGACTTCGTATGCGAGCCGCACGCCGCGGTTTGTACCGTTGTCCCGGGGGAGACCGTTCTAAACCTGGTGGCCCGGGAAAGCGACGGCGCGCGCCGGGTTTCGGCTCAACTGGCCCGCCTGGACCCGTCCCGTCTCTGTCGCGACCTTGCCCGGTTGCAGAATGACAACCACCTGGAACTGGCGCGCCACCACCGCCTCCTGCTTTCGGACCTCGATCCCCGGAGCGTGGAAAAGGTGCTCCTTAAGAGCTACGCCGCGCAACCGCCTGACTTTCTCGCCCTTCTAGGTATCCAGGGCGTGGGCCCGAAAGCCGTCCGTGCCTTGAGCCTCATGGCGGAGCTGGTCTATGGGGCCCCTGCCAGCTGCCGTGACCCGGCACGCTTCAGCTTCGCGCACGGGGGCAAAGACGGCCACCCCTACCCGATCGACCGCCGGGTATACGACAACTCTGTCGCCTGCCTGGAGCGCGCCCTGGCCGCGGCGCGGGTCGGCCGGACCGAGAAGGTCAGCGCCTTCGGCCGCCTGGCCCGTTTTCAGGCGGAGGCCCCTTCGCCGGCCGCTGGCCGGTGA
- a CDS encoding TRAP transporter substrate-binding protein, with product MKRRLWVILTALVLIGVFAFVVTGCGGGGAQDTADKDKETKVIEMKFSHVVAEKTPKGQAALKFAELIEQKSGGTMKVSVFPSSSLFGDNEELEALLSNNVQFIAPSVTKLIKYNQSFQLVDMPFLFASDQAAYNWYKSEMGEKLLHSLEPKGMLGLAWWPNGSKHFINGVRPLKTPADFKNLKFRVQSGGLLVDQFEALGAGAQPMPFSECYQALQNKTVDGTENTFNNIDTQKYAEVQKYLTVSAHGRLDYVVLTNTTFWNSLTDDQKKIITDAMAEATDYAIKLADELNAKSFETLKNSGLEVYNLTDADRKAFEEALKPVYDKYVPIIGQEYIDSAKAAK from the coding sequence ATGAAAAGGCGTCTATGGGTAATTTTGACGGCACTTGTCCTGATCGGAGTTTTTGCCTTTGTCGTCACCGGCTGTGGCGGCGGCGGCGCCCAGGATACGGCCGATAAGGACAAGGAAACCAAGGTTATTGAAATGAAGTTCTCCCACGTCGTGGCCGAGAAGACTCCCAAGGGCCAGGCCGCTCTGAAGTTCGCCGAACTTATCGAGCAGAAGTCCGGTGGGACGATGAAGGTTTCCGTCTTCCCGTCGTCCTCGCTCTTCGGGGACAACGAAGAACTGGAGGCCCTGCTCTCCAACAACGTCCAGTTCATCGCGCCCTCGGTTACAAAGCTCATTAAGTACAACCAGTCCTTCCAGCTGGTTGATATGCCCTTCCTCTTCGCCAGCGACCAGGCCGCTTATAACTGGTACAAGAGCGAGATGGGTGAGAAGCTCCTGCACTCCCTGGAGCCGAAGGGGATGCTGGGCCTGGCCTGGTGGCCGAACGGGTCCAAGCACTTCATCAACGGCGTGCGGCCCCTGAAGACCCCGGCCGACTTCAAGAACCTGAAGTTCCGCGTCCAGAGCGGCGGCCTGCTGGTCGACCAGTTCGAGGCGCTCGGCGCGGGCGCGCAGCCGATGCCCTTCTCCGAATGCTACCAGGCCCTGCAGAACAAGACGGTCGACGGCACCGAAAACACCTTCAACAACATCGACACCCAGAAGTACGCCGAGGTGCAGAAGTACCTGACGGTCTCCGCCCACGGCCGGCTGGACTACGTGGTGCTGACCAATACCACCTTCTGGAACAGCCTCACCGACGACCAGAAGAAGATCATCACCGACGCCATGGCGGAAGCCACGGACTACGCCATCAAGCTGGCCGACGAGCTGAACGCGAAGAGCTTCGAGACCCTGAAGAACAGCGGCCTCGAGGTCTACAACCTGACCGATGCCGACCGCAAGGCCTTCGAGGAAGCACTGAAGCCGGTTTACGACAAGTACGTGCCGATCATCGGCCAGGAGTACATCGACTCGGCCAAGGCGGCGAAGTAA
- a CDS encoding carbohydrate-binding protein → MFVSRGRNHLDQRVDVIPSPSLRGRHVTIRYDGLLNRAGADRVFIHYGFDGWKKKGTMEMRREPDGAFACSLPMDGDVECNFCFKDSAANWDNNSGWNWATDIRP, encoded by the coding sequence ATGTTTGTCAGCCGTGGGCGCAACCACCTTGACCAGCGGGTGGACGTTATTCCGTCACCGAGCCTGAGGGGCCGCCATGTAACAATCCGTTATGATGGGCTTCTGAACCGCGCGGGGGCGGACCGGGTCTTTATCCATTACGGGTTTGATGGCTGGAAGAAGAAGGGGACCATGGAGATGCGGCGGGAGCCGGACGGGGCCTTTGCATGTTCCCTGCCGATGGACGGGGACGTGGAATGCAACTTCTGTTTTAAGGACAGCGCCGCTAACTGGGATAACAACAGCGGCTGGAACTGGGCGACCGACATCCGGCCATAG
- a CDS encoding DctP family TRAP transporter solute-binding subunit — protein sequence MALIFFNGCTQRVTDSEQVDPARKIVVKFSHVTTADSPKGMAVERFAELVRQRTGGRVEVQVFHDSTLYKDGEEFEALREGKVQLIAPATSKLAGIAPAWQVLDLPYLFPSYEAVHRFVDGPARARLFEALEAEGLVPLVFWDNGFKQMTNRVRPLVHPVDFAGLRFRVMMGSSVLQEQFRLLNAEPIPLAFSDVPGALAHDRVDGQENTLSNLRTKRLYEGQTYMTLSNHGFLGYVVLAEQDFWRSLPPDIRAVLEDSLEDVTRWERDYAAATNAKDLETLKKMDGLEIHLQTPKERREWEQALAPVYNSFAEQVSADLINAARKAGRKGG from the coding sequence TTGGCGCTCATTTTTTTTAACGGCTGCACCCAGCGCGTGACGGACAGCGAACAGGTCGACCCGGCCCGGAAAATCGTCGTTAAGTTCTCCCACGTGACGACGGCTGACAGTCCCAAAGGGATGGCTGTCGAGAGGTTCGCCGAACTGGTCCGGCAGCGGACGGGGGGGCGGGTGGAGGTCCAGGTCTTTCACGACTCAACCCTCTATAAGGACGGGGAGGAATTTGAGGCCCTCCGGGAAGGAAAGGTGCAGCTTATCGCTCCGGCCACCTCGAAGCTGGCCGGAATCGCTCCCGCCTGGCAGGTGCTTGACCTGCCTTACCTCTTTCCGTCCTATGAGGCGGTGCACCGGTTTGTCGACGGCCCGGCACGCGCCCGGCTCTTTGAGGCGCTGGAGGCCGAGGGCTTGGTACCCCTGGTTTTCTGGGATAACGGCTTCAAGCAGATGACCAACCGGGTGCGGCCCCTGGTCCATCCCGTAGACTTTGCCGGTCTCCGTTTTCGGGTGATGATGGGCAGTTCGGTGCTGCAGGAACAATTCCGTCTTCTAAACGCCGAGCCCATCCCGCTGGCCTTCAGCGATGTACCCGGTGCGCTGGCCCATGACCGTGTGGACGGGCAGGAGAACACCCTCTCGAATCTACGGACCAAGAGGCTTTACGAGGGACAGACCTATATGACCCTTTCCAATCATGGCTTTCTGGGTTACGTGGTCCTGGCAGAGCAGGACTTTTGGCGTTCACTGCCGCCCGACATCCGGGCCGTCCTGGAGGATAGCCTGGAGGATGTTACCAGGTGGGAAAGGGATTACGCCGCCGCCACCAACGCCAAAGACCTTGAGACCTTGAAAAAGATGGATGGCCTTGAGATTCATTTACAGACACCAAAAGAACGGCGGGAGTGGGAACAAGCACTGGCCCCGGTTTATAACTCTTTCGCCGAGCAGGTCAGTGCCGACCTGATTAACGCCGCCCGCAAGGCGGGCCGAAAGGGGGGGTGA
- a CDS encoding response regulator — MANIRTLIVEDDPMVAEVNRQFVQSVAFFTVVGLAATGAEALDSIAELKPDLTLLDIYLPDMDGVAVLHEIRRRLLPTDVILITAAQDVPTIQDVIRHGAIDYIIKPFKFNRLKAALESYAGMHEGLAHHRGLVDQETVDRFARGAAREEAGKESLPKGLHELTLKQIYVYLLRQEKSLSADEVAAGVGLARVTARRYLDYLQRVGKVGLELQYGSVGRPVNRYRVVNASPPLDQKD; from the coding sequence ATGGCGAACATTAGAACCCTGATTGTCGAGGACGACCCAATGGTCGCCGAAGTCAACCGCCAGTTCGTACAGTCGGTGGCTTTCTTTACTGTTGTCGGCCTCGCCGCCACGGGAGCCGAGGCCCTTGACAGCATCGCCGAATTGAAACCGGACCTGACACTCCTGGACATTTACCTGCCCGATATGGACGGTGTGGCTGTGCTCCATGAGATACGAAGGCGCCTTTTGCCTACGGATGTCATCCTGATTACCGCCGCCCAGGACGTTCCAACGATCCAGGACGTCATCCGCCATGGAGCGATCGACTATATTATCAAGCCCTTTAAGTTCAACCGCCTGAAGGCCGCCCTGGAATCATACGCCGGTATGCATGAAGGCCTGGCGCATCACCGCGGGCTGGTGGACCAGGAGACCGTCGATCGCTTTGCACGCGGCGCCGCCCGCGAAGAAGCCGGAAAGGAGAGCCTTCCCAAGGGGCTTCACGAGCTGACCCTGAAGCAGATTTACGTCTATCTGCTGCGACAAGAGAAGAGTCTTTCGGCCGACGAGGTCGCCGCCGGCGTCGGGCTGGCCCGTGTCACCGCCCGGCGCTACCTGGACTACCTGCAGCGGGTGGGGAAGGTCGGCCTGGAACTGCAGTATGGCTCGGTGGGCCGGCCCGTAAACCGCTACCGCGTGGTCAACGCTTCCCCACCCTTGGACCAAAAAGATTAA
- a CDS encoding rhomboid family intramembrane serine protease codes for MIPLRDTIRSRTFPVVNVILIALNLAVFLYESGLTESELTRLFNSYGVVPAVQGKILDNPLNLDAWIPMFTTIFLHGSWLHILGNMLYLWVFGDNVEDAMGHRNYLFFYLGAGLAGSFAHIFANPESMVPTVGASGAIAGVMGAYFVTFRRSRILTLVPIFIIPVLTELPAVIFLFLWFALQMVNGLVSAAVPGNTVAWWAHIGGFALGMLLGRVIGPRRRTRF; via the coding sequence TTGATCCCGCTACGCGACACCATCCGCTCCCGGACCTTTCCGGTCGTCAACGTCATCCTGATAGCGCTTAACCTGGCGGTGTTTCTTTATGAATCGGGCCTGACGGAGAGCGAATTGACACGCCTTTTCAATAGCTACGGGGTGGTACCTGCCGTCCAGGGAAAGATCCTTGACAATCCATTGAACCTGGATGCCTGGATCCCCATGTTCACCACGATCTTTCTCCATGGAAGCTGGCTCCACATCCTGGGGAACATGCTGTACCTGTGGGTTTTCGGCGATAACGTGGAGGACGCCATGGGGCACCGGAACTACTTGTTCTTCTATCTGGGCGCCGGTCTCGCCGGGAGTTTCGCCCATATCTTCGCCAACCCCGAATCCATGGTCCCGACCGTAGGAGCGAGCGGGGCCATAGCCGGCGTCATGGGAGCCTATTTTGTAACTTTTCGTAGATCCCGCATCCTGACCCTTGTACCGATATTCATTATCCCGGTCCTCACCGAATTGCCGGCCGTTATCTTTCTGTTCCTGTGGTTCGCTCTGCAAATGGTGAACGGGTTGGTGTCGGCGGCGGTCCCGGGTAACACCGTAGCCTGGTGGGCGCATATCGGCGGTTTCGCCCTCGGGATGCTGCTGGGCCGCGTGATAGGCCCCCGCCGGCGCACCCGCTTTTAG